The Zingiber officinale cultivar Zhangliang chromosome 9A, Zo_v1.1, whole genome shotgun sequence genome window below encodes:
- the LOC122020773 gene encoding chalcone synthase 2-like: MDKVQEIRRSQRAEGPAAVLAIGTATPANVVYQADYADYYFRMTKSEHLTELKEKFKRMCDKSMIRKRYMHLTEEMLRENPNMCAYMEPSLDERQDIVVVEVPKLGKEAAAKAIKEWGQPKSKITHLIFCTTSGVDMPGADYQITKLLGLRPSVNRFMMYQQGCFAGGTVLRLAKDLAENNRGARVLVVCSEITAVTFRGPSESHLDSLVGQALFGDGAGAVIVGADPDLETERPLFELVSASQTILPDSEGAIDGHLREVGLTFHLLKDVPGLISKNIEKSLVEAFAPLGIDDWNSIFWIAHPGGPAILDQVEAKLALEKEKMAATRQVLSEYGNMSSACVLFILDEMRRKSAEEGKATTGEGFNWGVLFGFGPGLTVETVVLHSKPINY; this comes from the exons ATGGACAAAGTCCAGGAGATCCGACGGAGTCAGCGGGCGGAGGGTCCGGCGGCGGTTCTGGCCATCGGCACGGCCACTCCAGCCAACGTCGTCTACCAGGCTGATTACGCTGACTACTACTTCCGCATGACCAAGAGCGAGCACCTCACTGAGCTTAAGGAGAAGTTTAAAAGAATGT GCGACAAGTCGATGATACGGAAGCGATACATGCACCTGACTGAGGAGATGCTGAGGGAGAACCCGAATATGTGCGCGTACATGGAGCCGTCGCTGGACGAGCGGCAGGATATCGTGGTGGTGGAAGTGCCGAAGCTGGGGAAGGAGGCGGCGGCGAAGGCCATCAAGGAATGGGGGCAGCCCAAATCCAAGATCACTCACCTCATCTTCTGCACCACCTCCGGCGTAGACATGCCGGGCGCCGACTACCAGATCACCAAGCTCCTCGGCCTCCGCCCCTCGGTAAACCGCTTCATGATGTACCAGCAGGGTTGCTTCGCCGGCGGCACGGTGCTCCGCCTGGCCAAGGACCTGGCGGAGAACAACCGCGGCGCGCGCGTGCTGGTGGTGTGCTCCGAGATCACGGCGGTGACGTTCCGCGGGCCGTCGGAGTCGCACCTGGACAGCCTGGTGGGGCAGGCTCTGTTCGGAGACGGAGCAGGCGCGGTGATCGTGGGGGCGGACCCGGACCTGGAAACAGAGCGGCCTCTGTTCGAGCTGGTGTCGGCGAGCCAGACGATCCTGCCGGACTCGGAGGGGGCCATCGACGGGCACCTGCGGGAGGTGGGACTCACCTTCCACCTGCTCAAGGACGTGCCGGGGCTCATCTCCAAGAACATCGAGAAGAGCCTGGTGGAGGCGTTCGCGCCGCTGGGGATCGACGACTGGAACTCCATCTTCTGGATTGCCCACCCGGGGGGGCCCGCCATCCTGGACCAGGTGGAGGCCAAGCTAGCGCTGGAGAAGGAGAAGATGGCGGCGACGCGGCAGGTGCTCAGCGAGTACGGCAACATGTCCAGCGCCTGCGTTCTGTTCATTCTGGACGAGATGCGGCGCAAGTCGGCGGAGGAGGGGAAGGCCACCACCGGCGAGGGTTTCAACTGGGGCGTCCTCTTCGGCTTCGGCCCTGGACTCACCGTCGAGACCGTCGTCTTGCACAGCAAGCCaatcaattattaa